A single window of Streptomyces griseoviridis DNA harbors:
- the hisB gene encoding imidazoleglycerol-phosphate dehydratase HisB, with amino-acid sequence MNRTGRVERVTKETSVLVEIDLDGSGKVEVATGVGFYDHMLDQLGRHGLFDLTVKTEGDLHIDSHHTIEDTALALGAAFKQALGDKVGIYRFGNCTVPLDESLAQVTVDLSGRPYLVHTEPETMAPMIGEYDTTMTRHILESFVAQAQIALHVHVPYGRNAHHIVECQFKALARALRYASERDPRAAGILPSTKGAL; translated from the coding sequence ATGAACCGCACAGGACGCGTGGAGCGGGTCACCAAGGAGACGTCCGTCCTCGTCGAGATCGACCTCGACGGCAGCGGCAAGGTCGAGGTGGCGACCGGCGTCGGCTTCTACGACCACATGCTCGACCAGCTCGGCCGGCACGGCCTGTTCGACCTCACCGTGAAGACCGAGGGCGACCTGCACATCGACTCGCACCACACCATCGAGGACACCGCCCTCGCCCTCGGCGCCGCCTTCAAGCAGGCCCTCGGCGACAAGGTCGGCATCTACCGGTTCGGCAACTGCACCGTCCCGCTCGACGAGTCCCTCGCCCAGGTCACCGTCGACCTCTCCGGACGCCCCTACCTGGTGCACACCGAGCCCGAGACGATGGCGCCGATGATCGGCGAGTACGACACCACCATGACCCGGCACATCCTGGAGTCCTTCGTGGCCCAGGCGCAGATCGCCCTGCACGTGCACGTGCCCTACGGCCGCAACGCCCACCACATCGTGGAGTGCCAGTTCAAGGCGCTCGCCCGCGCCCTGCGCTACGCCTCCGAGCGCGACCCGCGCGCGGCCGGCATCCTCCCCTCCACGAAGGGCGCCCTCTAG
- a CDS encoding histidinol-phosphate transaminase → MTGIDDLPVRDELRGKSPYGAPQLDVPVRLNTNENPYPLPDALVERIAERVREAARHLNRYPDRDAVELRTRLAAYLTDTTGHEVSLADVWAANGSNEVIQQLLQTFGGPGRTAIGFEPSYSMHALIARGTGTGWISGPRRPDFTIDLPAAERALAEHRPDVVFITTPNNPTGNAVPRETVLALYDAAQAVKPTMVIVDEAYVEFSHGASLLPLIEGRPHLVVSRTMSKAFGAAGLRLGYLAAHPAVVDAVQLVRLPYHLSAVTQATALAALEHTDTLLGYVEQLKSERDRLVAELRAIGYQVVESDANFVQFGLFDGAGGSHAAWLRILDRGVLVRDNGIPGWLRVSAGTPAENDAFLDAVRELKKEQSA, encoded by the coding sequence GTGACCGGCATCGACGATCTCCCCGTACGGGACGAGCTGCGCGGCAAGTCCCCCTACGGCGCACCCCAACTCGACGTGCCCGTACGGCTGAACACCAACGAGAACCCCTACCCGCTGCCCGACGCGCTCGTCGAGCGGATCGCGGAACGGGTCCGCGAGGCGGCCAGGCACCTCAACCGCTACCCGGACCGCGACGCCGTCGAACTGCGCACCCGGCTCGCCGCCTACCTGACCGACACCACCGGCCACGAGGTCTCGCTCGCCGACGTCTGGGCGGCCAACGGCTCCAACGAGGTCATCCAGCAACTGCTCCAGACCTTCGGCGGCCCCGGCCGCACCGCCATCGGCTTCGAACCCTCGTACTCGATGCACGCCCTCATCGCGCGCGGCACCGGCACCGGCTGGATCTCAGGGCCCCGCCGCCCCGACTTCACCATCGACCTCCCGGCCGCCGAACGCGCCCTCGCCGAGCACCGCCCGGACGTCGTCTTCATCACCACCCCCAACAACCCCACCGGCAACGCGGTCCCCCGCGAGACCGTCCTCGCGCTGTACGACGCCGCGCAGGCCGTCAAGCCGACCATGGTCATCGTCGACGAGGCGTACGTCGAGTTCAGCCACGGCGCCTCACTGCTGCCGCTCATCGAGGGACGGCCCCACCTGGTCGTCTCGCGCACCATGTCGAAGGCGTTCGGCGCCGCGGGACTGCGCCTCGGCTACCTCGCCGCGCACCCGGCCGTCGTCGACGCCGTCCAACTGGTGCGGCTGCCCTACCACCTGTCGGCCGTCACCCAGGCGACCGCCCTCGCGGCCCTCGAACACACCGACACCCTGCTCGGCTACGTCGAGCAGCTGAAGTCCGAACGGGACCGGCTCGTCGCCGAACTGCGCGCCATCGGCTACCAGGTCGTCGAGTCCGACGCGAACTTCGTGCAGTTCGGGCTCTTCGACGGCGCGGGCGGCTCGCACGCCGCCTGGCTGCGCATCCTCGACCGGGGCGTCCTGGTCAGGGACAACGGCATCCCCGGATGGCTGCGGGTCAGCGCGGGAACCCCCGCCGAGAACGACGCGTTCCTCGACGCGGTACGTGAACTGAAGAAGGAGCAGAGCGCATGA
- the hisD gene encoding histidinol dehydrogenase produces the protein MISRIDLRGDALPEGPALRDLLPRADFDVAAALEKVRPICEAVHHRGDAALIDFAEQFDGVRLDRVRVPAEALEKALAELDPAVRAALEESILRARLVHRAQRRTSHTTQVVPGGSVTEKWVPVERVGLYAPGGRSVYPSSVVMNVVPAQEAGVGSIALASPPQAAFDGLPHPTILAACALLGVDEVYAAGGATAVAMFAHGTESCPPAAMVTGPGNIWVAAAKRYFTGKIGIDTEAGPTEIAVLADRTADPVHVAADLISQAEHDPLAAAVLVTDSEELADAVARELEPQVAASKHVHDRIVPALTGRQSAIVLVDGVDEGLRVVDAYGAEHLEIQTADAAAVADRVKNAGAVFVGPWAPVSLGDYAAGSNHVLPTGGCACHSSGLSVQSFLRGIHIVDYTREALADVAHHVVTLAEAEDLPAHGAAVKARFEADEQAARGWKAPEGK, from the coding sequence GTGATCTCCCGAATCGATCTGCGCGGCGACGCCCTTCCCGAGGGCCCCGCCCTGCGCGACCTGCTGCCCCGAGCCGACTTCGACGTCGCGGCCGCCCTCGAGAAGGTGCGCCCGATCTGCGAGGCCGTGCACCATCGCGGCGACGCGGCGCTGATCGACTTCGCCGAGCAGTTCGACGGCGTCCGCCTCGACCGGGTACGGGTGCCCGCCGAAGCCCTGGAGAAGGCCCTCGCCGAGCTGGACCCGGCGGTCCGCGCGGCCCTGGAGGAGTCCATCCTGCGCGCCCGGCTGGTCCACCGCGCCCAGCGCCGCACCAGCCACACCACCCAGGTGGTGCCCGGCGGCTCGGTGACCGAGAAGTGGGTGCCGGTCGAGCGGGTCGGCCTGTACGCGCCCGGCGGCCGTTCGGTGTACCCGTCCTCGGTCGTCATGAACGTCGTACCCGCCCAGGAGGCCGGGGTCGGCTCCATCGCGCTCGCCTCCCCGCCGCAGGCCGCCTTCGACGGCCTCCCGCACCCGACGATCCTCGCCGCCTGCGCCCTCCTGGGCGTCGACGAGGTGTACGCGGCCGGCGGCGCCACCGCCGTCGCGATGTTCGCGCACGGCACCGAGTCCTGCCCGCCCGCCGCCATGGTCACCGGCCCCGGCAACATCTGGGTCGCCGCCGCCAAGCGCTACTTCACCGGGAAGATCGGCATCGACACCGAGGCGGGCCCGACCGAGATCGCCGTCCTCGCCGACCGCACCGCCGACCCGGTGCACGTCGCCGCCGACCTGATCAGCCAGGCCGAGCACGACCCGCTGGCCGCCGCCGTCCTGGTCACCGACTCCGAGGAACTGGCGGACGCCGTCGCCCGGGAGCTGGAGCCGCAGGTCGCCGCCAGCAAGCACGTCCACGACCGGATCGTCCCCGCCCTCACCGGACGGCAGTCCGCGATCGTCCTGGTCGACGGCGTCGACGAGGGCCTGCGGGTCGTCGACGCCTACGGCGCCGAGCACCTGGAGATCCAGACCGCCGACGCCGCCGCCGTCGCCGACCGGGTCAAGAACGCCGGCGCCGTCTTCGTCGGCCCCTGGGCACCCGTCTCGCTCGGCGACTACGCGGCCGGATCCAACCACGTACTGCCCACCGGCGGCTGCGCCTGCCACTCCTCCGGCCTCTCCGTCCAGTCCTTCCTGCGCGGCATCCACATCGTCGACTACACGCGCGAGGCACTGGCCGACGTCGCCCACCACGTGGTCACGCTGGCGGAGGCGGAGGACCTGCCCGCGCACGGCGCGGCGGTCAAGGCGCGCTTCGAGGCGGACGAACAGGCGGCACGCGGATGGAAGGCACCCGAGGGCAAGTGA